A genomic window from Streptomyces sp. NBC_00234 includes:
- a CDS encoding ABC transporter substrate-binding protein produces the protein MRRSRLTTTAAVAVAAISVLATACTGQAESGANDDPNASTTINFWHGWSAPAEVKAVQDNVDRFEKAHPNIKVNVVGNINDDKLNQSLRAGGSKGPDVVSSFTTANVGKFCSSGAFADLKPFIEKSELDLEKTFPKVLLDYTQFEGKRCALPLLADAYGLYYNKDAFEKAGITEPPKTMSELASVAKKLTIEKGDSYQQLGFMPNYHGYETVADHYLSSWDHAYFDENGKSNVAKDPAFAEMFTYQKKLVDDLGGYEKLEKYRSTFGDEWGAKHPFQTGQVAMQLDGEWRLGMATDAKVPFEIGVAPMPVADDEADTYGKGFLSGTIMGIAPGSTKQNAAWELVKFMTSDTQAVVDFANGIRNVPSTFEALKSPDLKFDPRFKTFLEIAQHPSSNTPAGAVNGSTYQQTLQDFGFQYEKGAVKDLKAGLEKTAAQIDTDIAKAK, from the coding sequence ATGCGCAGAAGCCGACTGACCACCACCGCCGCCGTCGCCGTCGCCGCGATATCGGTGCTCGCCACCGCCTGTACCGGCCAGGCCGAGTCCGGGGCGAACGACGATCCGAACGCCAGCACGACGATCAACTTCTGGCACGGCTGGAGCGCGCCCGCCGAGGTCAAGGCGGTCCAGGACAACGTCGACCGGTTCGAGAAGGCCCACCCGAACATCAAGGTGAACGTCGTCGGCAACATCAACGACGACAAGCTCAACCAGTCGCTGCGCGCGGGCGGCTCGAAGGGCCCCGACGTGGTGTCCTCGTTCACCACCGCGAACGTCGGCAAGTTCTGCTCCTCCGGTGCCTTCGCCGATCTGAAGCCCTTCATCGAGAAGTCCGAGCTGGACCTGGAGAAGACCTTCCCCAAGGTGCTCCTCGACTACACGCAGTTCGAGGGCAAGCGCTGCGCGCTCCCGCTGCTCGCCGACGCGTACGGCCTCTACTACAACAAGGACGCGTTCGAGAAGGCCGGCATCACCGAGCCGCCGAAGACGATGTCCGAACTGGCTTCGGTCGCCAAGAAGCTGACGATCGAGAAGGGCGACAGCTACCAGCAGCTCGGCTTCATGCCGAACTACCACGGCTACGAGACGGTCGCCGACCACTACCTCTCCTCGTGGGACCACGCGTACTTCGACGAGAACGGCAAGTCCAACGTCGCCAAGGACCCGGCGTTCGCCGAGATGTTCACGTACCAGAAGAAGCTGGTCGACGACCTCGGCGGGTACGAGAAGCTGGAGAAGTACCGGTCCACCTTCGGTGACGAGTGGGGCGCCAAGCACCCGTTCCAGACCGGCCAGGTCGCGATGCAGCTGGACGGCGAGTGGCGGCTCGGCATGGCCACCGACGCGAAGGTGCCGTTCGAGATCGGTGTCGCGCCGATGCCCGTCGCCGACGACGAGGCCGACACCTACGGCAAGGGCTTCCTCTCCGGCACGATCATGGGGATCGCCCCGGGCAGCACGAAGCAGAACGCCGCCTGGGAGCTGGTCAAGTTCATGACGAGCGACACCCAGGCCGTGGTCGACTTCGCGAACGGGATCCGCAACGTGCCCTCCACGTTCGAGGCGCTGAAGTCCCCCGACCTGAAGTTCGACCCGCGGTTCAAGACGTTCCTGGAGATCGCGCAGCACCCCTCGTCCAACACTCCCGCGGGCGCGGTCAACGGCTCCACGTACCAGCAGACCCTCCAGGACTTCGGCTTCCAGTACGAGAAGGGCGCGGTGAAGGACCTCAAGGCCGGTCTGGAGAAGACCGCCGCGCAGATCGACACCGACATCGCCAAGGCCAAGTAG
- a CDS encoding carbohydrate ABC transporter permease gives MTTHTLRSKRRRSALRTVAFMSPWLIGFTVFFAYPMVSTIYFSFTDYDGFAAPSFNGLANWSYVFNDYPMFWPSLRNTLWLVLVMVSCRVVFGLGVGMLITKIKTGTGVFRTLFYLPYLAPPVAATLAFVFLLNPGTGPVNAILGDLGLPTPGWFNDASWSKPALTMLAVWGIGDLMVIFMAALLDVPKEQYEAAELDGASGWQRFRFVTLPNISPIALFAVVTGVIQAMQYYTQPLVAGKVASGVIGGSGQQFEPGYPDKSTLTLPQLVYNLGFQRFDYGSACVVALVLFALAMAFTVLLMRGRNNLIQAGD, from the coding sequence ATGACCACGCACACGCTCCGCTCCAAGCGCAGGAGATCGGCCCTGCGCACGGTGGCCTTCATGTCACCCTGGCTCATCGGCTTCACGGTCTTCTTCGCGTACCCGATGGTCTCGACGATCTACTTCTCGTTCACGGACTACGACGGGTTCGCGGCGCCGTCCTTCAACGGTCTGGCCAACTGGTCGTACGTCTTCAACGACTACCCGATGTTCTGGCCCTCGCTGCGCAACACGCTCTGGCTGGTGCTCGTCATGGTCAGCTGCCGGGTCGTGTTCGGCCTCGGCGTCGGCATGCTGATCACGAAGATCAAGACGGGCACCGGGGTGTTCCGCACCCTGTTCTACCTGCCCTACCTTGCTCCGCCGGTCGCCGCGACCCTCGCGTTCGTCTTCCTCCTCAACCCGGGGACGGGGCCGGTCAACGCGATCCTCGGCGACCTGGGGCTGCCGACGCCCGGCTGGTTCAACGACGCGAGCTGGTCGAAGCCGGCGCTCACGATGCTCGCGGTGTGGGGCATCGGCGACCTGATGGTCATCTTCATGGCCGCGCTGCTCGACGTGCCCAAGGAGCAGTACGAGGCCGCCGAGCTGGACGGCGCGTCCGGCTGGCAGAGGTTCCGCTTCGTGACGCTGCCGAACATCTCGCCGATCGCGCTGTTCGCCGTGGTCACGGGTGTGATCCAGGCGATGCAGTACTACACCCAGCCACTGGTGGCGGGGAAGGTCGCCTCGGGCGTGATCGGCGGTTCCGGGCAGCAGTTCGAACCCGGCTATCCCGACAAGTCGACACTGACGCTGCCCCAGCTCGTCTACAACCTCGGCTTCCAGCGCTTCGACTACGGCTCCGCCTGCGTCGTCGCCCTCGTCCTGTTCGCCCTGGCCATGGCCTTCACCGTGCTTCTCATGCGGGGCCGCAACAACCTGATCCAGGCCGGTGACTGA
- a CDS encoding carbohydrate ABC transporter permease — protein sequence MTQLLDKPVAKVAYAPTPAERTARRKALLHWIAVHSLGIAAALFFVLPFVFVLLTSLMSDQQALTRDLTPNTWEWDNYRRVFNTPGFLTWWRNTLLYAGVGTVLTVLSSVPVAYALAKFRFRGRKLSLMLVISMMMLPPQVVIIPMYLFWAKQMDLSGTLWPLIIPMAFGDAFSIFLLRQFLLTIPNEYLDAAKVDGCGEFRTLIRVVIPMAKPGIAAIALFQFFAAWNDYFGPQIYASENPAAWTLSYGLESFKGAHHTDWNLTMAATVLVMAPVILVFFFAQKAFVEGVTLTGVKG from the coding sequence ATGACCCAACTCCTCGACAAGCCCGTGGCCAAGGTGGCGTACGCGCCCACCCCCGCCGAACGGACGGCGCGCCGCAAGGCGCTGCTGCACTGGATCGCCGTCCACTCGCTGGGCATCGCCGCCGCGCTCTTCTTCGTGCTGCCGTTCGTCTTCGTCCTGCTGACCTCGCTGATGAGCGACCAGCAGGCCCTGACCCGGGACCTCACTCCGAACACCTGGGAGTGGGACAACTACCGGCGAGTCTTCAACACCCCCGGATTCCTCACCTGGTGGCGCAACACCCTGCTGTACGCGGGGGTGGGCACGGTCCTGACCGTGCTGTCGTCCGTGCCCGTGGCGTACGCGCTCGCCAAGTTCCGGTTCCGCGGGCGCAAGCTGTCGCTGATGCTCGTCATCTCGATGATGATGCTGCCGCCCCAGGTCGTCATCATCCCGATGTACCTGTTCTGGGCGAAGCAGATGGACCTGTCCGGCACGCTCTGGCCGCTGATCATCCCGATGGCGTTCGGTGACGCGTTCTCCATCTTCCTGCTGCGTCAGTTCCTGCTGACCATTCCGAACGAGTACCTCGACGCGGCGAAGGTCGACGGCTGCGGCGAGTTCCGCACGCTGATCAGGGTGGTGATCCCGATGGCCAAGCCCGGGATCGCCGCGATCGCCCTGTTCCAGTTCTTCGCCGCCTGGAACGACTACTTCGGGCCGCAGATCTACGCCTCGGAGAACCCGGCCGCCTGGACCCTCAGTTACGGCCTCGAATCCTTCAAGGGCGCACACCACACCGACTGGAACCTGACCATGGCCGCGACCGTTCTGGTCATGGCCCCCGTGATCCTCGTCTTCTTCTTCGCTCAGAAGGCATTCGTCGAGGGCGTCACACTGACCGGAGTAAAGGGCTGA
- a CDS encoding 6-phospho-beta-glucosidase, with product MKLAVVGGGSTYTPELIDGFARLRDTLPVEELVLVDPAADRLELIGGLARRIFARQGHPGRITTTSDLDAGVADADAVLLQLRVGGQAARNKDETWPLECGCVGQETTGAGGLAKALRTVPVVLDIAERVRRTNPDAWIIDFTNPVGIVTRALLQAGHKAVGLCNVAIGFQRKFASLLDVTPGEVHLDHVGLNHLTWELGVRLGGPDGENVLPRLLAEHGGAIAEDLHMPREIVDRLGVVPSYYLRYFYLHDEVVRELGTKPSRAAEVAAMEKELLALYGDPALDEKPALLGKRGGAFYSEAAVDLAASLLGGGGSAVQVVNTYNKGTLPFLPDDAVIEVQARVDGTGATPLAVPRLDPLYAGLIAQVTAYEDLALDAALRGGRERVFKALLSHPLIGQYEYAEGLTDRLIAHNREHLAWA from the coding sequence ATGAAGCTCGCAGTAGTGGGTGGCGGGTCCACCTACACACCTGAACTGATCGACGGTTTCGCACGCCTGCGGGACACCCTGCCGGTCGAGGAGCTGGTGCTCGTCGACCCGGCGGCCGACCGGCTCGAACTCATCGGCGGCCTGGCCCGGCGGATCTTCGCCAGGCAGGGCCACCCGGGGCGGATCACCACCACGTCCGACCTGGACGCGGGTGTCGCGGACGCCGACGCGGTCCTGCTCCAGCTCCGCGTCGGCGGGCAGGCCGCCCGCAACAAGGACGAGACGTGGCCGCTGGAGTGCGGCTGCGTCGGCCAGGAGACCACCGGGGCCGGTGGCCTCGCCAAGGCCCTGCGCACCGTGCCGGTCGTCCTGGACATCGCCGAGCGGGTGCGCCGGACCAACCCGGACGCCTGGATCATCGACTTCACCAACCCGGTCGGCATCGTCACCCGGGCCCTGCTCCAGGCCGGGCACAAGGCCGTCGGCCTGTGCAACGTGGCGATCGGCTTCCAGCGGAAGTTCGCCTCGCTGCTCGACGTGACTCCGGGCGAGGTGCATCTCGACCACGTCGGGCTGAACCACCTGACCTGGGAGCTCGGGGTGCGCCTCGGCGGCCCCGACGGCGAGAACGTGCTGCCGCGGCTGCTCGCCGAGCACGGCGGCGCCATCGCCGAGGACCTGCACATGCCGCGGGAGATCGTCGACCGGCTCGGCGTCGTGCCCTCGTACTACCTGCGGTACTTCTACCTTCACGACGAGGTCGTACGGGAGCTCGGCACGAAGCCGTCCCGGGCGGCCGAGGTCGCCGCGATGGAGAAGGAACTCCTCGCGCTGTACGGCGACCCGGCGCTGGACGAGAAGCCGGCGCTGCTCGGCAAGCGCGGCGGTGCCTTCTACTCGGAGGCCGCCGTGGACCTGGCGGCCTCGCTGCTCGGCGGGGGCGGCTCCGCGGTGCAGGTGGTCAACACGTACAACAAGGGCACGCTGCCGTTCCTGCCGGACGACGCCGTGATCGAGGTGCAGGCCCGTGTCGACGGCACGGGGGCGACCCCGCTCGCCGTTCCCCGTCTCGACCCGCTGTACGCCGGGCTGATCGCCCAGGTGACGGCGTACGAGGACCTCGCCCTGGACGCCGCGCTGCGCGGCGGCCGTGAACGGGTGTTCAAGGCGCTCCTCTCGCACCCGCTGATCGGCCAGTACGAGTACGCCGAGGGGCTCACCGACCGGCTGATCGCGCACAACCGGGAGCACCTCGCGTGGGCGTGA
- a CDS encoding N-acetylglucosamine kinase, which yields MGVNVSVVAIDAGNSKTDVALIGADGTVLSTARGGGFQPPAVGVGAALDVLGSILDRALAECGGSVDSLGHVSACLANADLPVEEAELTEALLARKWARTVEVRNDTFAILRAGVDEPRGVAVVCGAGINCVGMVPDGRTARFPAIGRISGDWGGGAGLAEEAMWFAARAEDGRGEATELVRALPGHFGLDSMYALIEALHRGQIPYAARHELTPVLFATSAAGDPVARALVDRLADEVVAMASVALTRLGLLDEEAPVLLGGSVLAARHPQLDARIAELLAARAPKAVIRVVSQPPVLGAALLGLDHTGASPEVHARLRAQYA from the coding sequence GTGGGCGTGAACGTCTCGGTCGTCGCCATCGACGCGGGCAACAGCAAGACCGATGTCGCCCTGATCGGTGCGGACGGCACGGTCCTGTCCACGGCCCGCGGCGGAGGCTTCCAGCCGCCGGCCGTCGGTGTCGGGGCGGCACTGGACGTGCTGGGTTCGATCCTGGACCGCGCGCTGGCGGAGTGCGGCGGCAGCGTCGACTCCCTCGGCCATGTGTCCGCGTGTCTGGCCAACGCCGATCTCCCGGTCGAGGAGGCCGAGCTGACGGAGGCTCTGCTCGCCCGTAAGTGGGCGCGCACGGTGGAGGTGCGCAACGACACCTTCGCGATACTGCGCGCCGGGGTGGACGAGCCGCGAGGGGTGGCCGTCGTCTGCGGCGCGGGGATCAACTGCGTCGGCATGGTGCCGGACGGGCGCACCGCCCGTTTCCCCGCGATCGGCCGGATCTCCGGTGACTGGGGCGGCGGGGCGGGCCTCGCCGAGGAGGCCATGTGGTTCGCGGCGCGGGCCGAGGACGGCCGCGGCGAGGCGACCGAGCTGGTCCGCGCGCTGCCGGGGCACTTCGGGCTCGACTCGATGTACGCGCTGATCGAGGCCCTGCACCGGGGACAGATCCCGTACGCCGCGCGGCACGAGCTCACACCGGTCCTGTTCGCCACGAGCGCGGCCGGTGACCCGGTGGCACGCGCCCTGGTGGACCGGCTGGCGGACGAGGTCGTCGCCATGGCCTCGGTGGCGCTGACCCGCCTCGGCCTGCTCGACGAGGAGGCACCGGTGCTGCTGGGCGGCAGCGTGCTGGCCGCGCGCCATCCGCAGCTCGACGCGCGGATCGCCGAACTCCTGGCGGCCCGCGCCCCGAAGGCCGTGATCCGGGTGGTCTCGCAGCCGCCCGTCCTGGGGGCGGCACTGCTCGGCCTGGACCACACGGGCGCCTCGCCCGAGGTCCACGCCAGGCTGCGCGCGCAGTACGCCTGA
- a CDS encoding glutamate ABC transporter substrate-binding protein, with product MTRRRDRSGPGRLRGWGGVTGMAVACAVTASLTLLPLSHGSADSFGTDTVGQGATSAVQARADACTDPEASLQPSGADGPSIEKIKDRGKLIAGVDQNSFRWGYRDPENSRLEGFDIDLVRAIAQNILGDPDAVIFRAIPTNQRIAALENDRVDVVVRTMTINCKRLEQVSFSTAYFQAGQQVLAPKNSTITGYDKSLDGKRVCTAEGSTAYEALEKQSFGAVFKDEGDGTDRDKDQLTVPNQLDCLVRLQLGEVDAIVTDNALAAGQAAQDPAVALKGDKPFTTEYYGVAAKKGADDLVARVNQVLVDYRKGGADSPWMVSYRKWLATGLPGITAPPAPKYLSN from the coding sequence ATGACCAGGAGACGAGACCGGTCCGGCCCCGGCAGGCTGCGCGGCTGGGGTGGTGTGACGGGCATGGCGGTGGCGTGCGCGGTCACCGCCTCGCTCACGCTGCTGCCGCTGTCCCACGGGAGCGCCGACTCCTTCGGCACGGACACCGTCGGCCAGGGCGCGACCTCGGCGGTGCAGGCGCGGGCCGACGCCTGCACGGACCCGGAGGCGAGCCTTCAGCCCTCGGGCGCCGACGGCCCGAGCATCGAGAAGATCAAGGACCGGGGCAAGCTGATCGCCGGTGTCGACCAGAACAGCTTCCGGTGGGGCTACCGCGATCCGGAGAACAGCCGGCTCGAAGGCTTCGACATCGATCTCGTGCGGGCCATCGCGCAGAACATCCTGGGCGACCCGGACGCGGTGATCTTCCGTGCGATACCCACCAACCAGCGCATCGCGGCCCTGGAGAACGACCGCGTGGACGTCGTCGTGCGGACGATGACCATCAACTGCAAGCGGCTGGAGCAGGTCTCGTTCTCCACGGCCTACTTCCAGGCGGGCCAGCAGGTGCTGGCCCCGAAGAACTCGACGATCACCGGGTACGACAAGTCGCTGGACGGCAAGCGGGTCTGCACCGCCGAGGGCTCCACGGCCTACGAGGCGCTGGAGAAGCAGTCGTTCGGCGCCGTGTTCAAGGACGAGGGCGACGGCACCGACCGGGACAAGGACCAGCTGACCGTGCCCAACCAGCTCGACTGCCTGGTCAGGCTCCAGCTCGGCGAGGTCGACGCGATCGTCACGGACAACGCGCTGGCGGCCGGTCAGGCGGCCCAGGACCCGGCCGTCGCGCTCAAGGGCGACAAGCCGTTCACCACCGAGTACTACGGCGTGGCGGCGAAGAAGGGTGCGGACGACCTGGTGGCCCGCGTCAACCAGGTGCTGGTCGACTACCGCAAGGGCGGGGCGGACAGCCCCTGGATGGTGTCGTACCGCAAGTGGCTGGCTACCGGCCTGCCCGGGATAACGGCGCCGCCGGCGCCCAAGTACCTGAGCAACTGA
- a CDS encoding tetratricopeptide repeat protein gives MRSSGSSTGSSGRGRLGAGLVLVPDVPRPDPRTAVMENPEVPERKRFCSRSDCGAPVGRARGERPGRTEGFCTKCGHPYSFVPKLRGGDIVHGQYEVAGCLAHGGLGWVYLAVDRAVSDRWVVLKGLLDTGDQDAMAAAISERRFLAEIEHSNIVRIYNFVEHLDQRTGSLDGYIVMEYVGGKALKEIANERRTPAGKRDPLPVEQACAYGIEALEALGHLHSRNLLYCDFKVDNAIQTEDQLKLIDMGAVRRMDDEESAIYGTVGYQAPEVAEVGPSVASDLYTVARTLAVLTFDFQGYTNVFVDSLPDPDNIEVFRRYESFYRLLVRATDPDPARRFASATEMAEQLTGVLREVVALQTGRPRPALSTLFGTELRVTDTELFAELTGDVSRLGGREAQAGGGRRKRGAGVAAPSAAPGAVTAAPYPPAVAGPPAGVPAAYGAAGAAPLSAPATHVRGGGTTGGAGTALAYPPTQTAIPAPRASTTGPGTLPGAYTGGGPRLAGLDARATSLALPVPRVDANDPNAGFLAGVMASAPAELITALQAVPAASLETRLRELRARLEMNELDAGVRALTELEDRHPDDWRVVWYRGVTSLVTGDNENAALSFDAVYDAFPGEPAPKLALGICAEVLGQLDNAAEYYRLVWTTDPSFVSAAFGLARVQIAAGDRTGAVRTLESVPEASIHYTAARVATVRARLRERAPQEPLIDDLSAAADQVTGLAGFGLDAVRREQLSTEVLGTALDWVLSGSPAAPSPAPSHHTPSGPRTLLGSELDERGLRFGLERSYRMLARLAQRGDERIELVERANRFRPRTWV, from the coding sequence GTGCGCTCCTCGGGCTCGTCGACCGGTTCGTCGGGCCGGGGCAGGCTGGGCGCGGGCCTGGTGCTCGTCCCCGACGTACCGCGCCCCGATCCGCGTACCGCCGTCATGGAGAACCCCGAGGTCCCGGAGCGCAAGCGGTTCTGTTCGCGCTCCGACTGCGGGGCCCCGGTGGGCCGGGCCCGCGGCGAGCGGCCGGGACGCACCGAGGGCTTCTGCACCAAGTGCGGCCACCCCTACTCCTTCGTACCGAAGCTGCGCGGCGGCGACATCGTGCACGGGCAGTACGAGGTCGCGGGCTGCCTGGCGCACGGCGGGCTCGGCTGGGTCTATCTCGCGGTGGACCGGGCCGTCTCCGACCGGTGGGTGGTCCTGAAGGGCCTCCTGGACACCGGTGACCAGGACGCCATGGCCGCCGCCATCTCCGAGCGGCGCTTCCTCGCGGAGATCGAGCACTCCAACATCGTCCGCATCTACAACTTCGTCGAGCACCTCGACCAGCGGACCGGCTCGCTCGACGGCTACATCGTCATGGAGTACGTGGGCGGCAAGGCGCTCAAGGAGATCGCCAACGAGCGCCGTACCCCGGCCGGGAAGCGGGATCCGCTGCCGGTCGAGCAGGCGTGCGCGTACGGCATCGAGGCGCTGGAGGCCCTGGGCCATCTGCACAGCCGCAACCTGCTGTACTGCGACTTCAAGGTCGACAACGCGATCCAGACCGAGGACCAGCTCAAGCTGATCGACATGGGCGCGGTGCGCAGGATGGACGACGAGGAGTCGGCCATCTACGGCACGGTGGGCTATCAGGCACCCGAGGTCGCGGAGGTCGGCCCGTCCGTCGCCTCCGACCTGTACACGGTCGCGCGGACGCTCGCGGTGCTCACGTTCGACTTCCAGGGCTACACGAACGTGTTCGTGGACTCGCTGCCCGACCCGGACAACATCGAGGTGTTCCGGAGGTACGAGTCGTTCTACCGGCTCCTCGTGCGGGCCACCGACCCCGACCCGGCGCGGCGGTTCGCCTCGGCGACGGAGATGGCCGAGCAGCTGACCGGGGTGCTGCGCGAGGTGGTGGCCCTGCAGACGGGGCGGCCCCGACCGGCGCTCTCCACACTGTTCGGCACGGAACTGCGGGTGACGGACACCGAGTTGTTCGCCGAGCTGACGGGCGACGTGTCGCGGCTTGGCGGCCGGGAAGCGCAGGCCGGTGGCGGCAGGCGGAAGCGGGGCGCGGGTGTCGCGGCGCCGTCCGCGGCTCCCGGTGCGGTGACGGCTGCGCCGTACCCGCCGGCCGTCGCGGGTCCGCCCGCAGGAGTCCCGGCCGCGTACGGCGCCGCGGGCGCCGCACCGCTGTCGGCACCCGCCACGCATGTCCGCGGCGGCGGCACCACGGGCGGCGCCGGTACGGCACTCGCGTACCCGCCGACGCAGACCGCGATTCCGGCTCCCCGCGCCTCGACCACCGGTCCGGGCACGCTCCCGGGCGCGTACACGGGCGGCGGGCCGCGTCTCGCGGGGCTCGACGCGCGGGCGACCTCGCTGGCACTGCCGGTCCCCCGGGTCGACGCGAACGACCCGAACGCGGGCTTCCTCGCCGGAGTCATGGCCTCGGCGCCCGCCGAGCTGATCACCGCGCTGCAGGCCGTCCCCGCGGCCTCGCTGGAGACACGGCTGCGGGAGCTGCGGGCCCGGCTGGAGATGAACGAACTCGACGCCGGTGTACGGGCGCTGACCGAACTGGAGGACCGGCACCCGGACGACTGGCGGGTCGTCTGGTACCGGGGCGTCACCTCGCTGGTGACCGGGGACAACGAGAACGCGGCCCTGTCCTTCGACGCGGTCTACGACGCGTTCCCCGGAGAGCCGGCCCCCAAGCTGGCCCTGGGCATCTGCGCGGAGGTCCTGGGCCAGCTGGACAACGCCGCCGAGTACTACCGGCTGGTGTGGACGACCGACCCGAGCTTCGTCAGCGCGGCCTTCGGCCTGGCCCGGGTGCAGATCGCCGCCGGGGACCGGACCGGGGCCGTACGGACGCTGGAGTCCGTACCGGAGGCGTCGATCCACTACACGGCGGCCCGGGTCGCCACGGTACGGGCACGGCTGCGCGAGCGCGCCCCGCAGGAGCCCCTGATCGACGACCTCTCGGCCGCCGCGGACCAGGTGACGGGACTCGCGGGCTTCGGCCTGGACGCGGTGCGCCGCGAGCAGTTGTCGACCGAGGTTCTGGGTACCGCGCTCGACTGGGTACTCTCCGGTAGTCCGGCGGCACCCTCACCGGCCCCGTCGCACCACACACCTTCGGGCCCGAGGACGCTGCTGGGCAGTGAACTGGACGAGCGGGGCCTCAGATTCGGTCTGGAGCGCTCGTACCGGATGCTCGCCCGGCTCGCACAGCGTGGCGACGAGCGGATCGAACTGGTGGAGCGGGCCAACCGTTTCCGCCCCCGGACGTGGGTGTGA
- a CDS encoding PP2C family protein-serine/threonine phosphatase has protein sequence MSQIHQQTSLSNCPGCEEPLETGDLFCGACGYDLSAVPAPPDDRPTIAITVPAPAPAPAASGPESAVAWPAASEVDSSDVPAPVHRATDLPGTDSGGSALPTTGPALRHDEPGGGPRSDDFELAAPGAPAGAPSAAPDPRTAEHTAAPAAGGKLCVACRSGHVDTDGYCENCGHAQPRERDHMERELGSVAAVSDRGLRHHRNEDAFAVSSTALPDGSPAVVAIVCDGVSSASRPDEASAAAASTANEALLESLPRGTHPQQAMHEAIIAASEAVNALAEEAGRATEHEGHRHQNAPACTLVGAIMAGGLLVIGWVGDSRVYWVPDDRATAPARLTEDDSWAAQMVAAGLMNEAEAYADERAHAITGWLGADAYELEPHTASFKPDRPGLVVVCTDGLWNYAESAVEMAAAVPPDAHERPLHGAQVLVGHALDGGGHDNVTVALLPFAVTPQGAAPPWSTA, from the coding sequence ATGTCACAGATCCACCAGCAGACCTCCTTGTCCAACTGCCCCGGCTGCGAGGAGCCGCTGGAGACCGGCGACCTGTTCTGCGGCGCCTGCGGGTACGACCTGTCGGCCGTGCCCGCGCCGCCGGACGACCGGCCGACGATCGCGATCACCGTTCCGGCTCCGGCTCCGGCTCCGGCCGCGAGCGGGCCGGAGTCCGCGGTCGCGTGGCCGGCCGCCTCCGAGGTCGACAGTTCCGATGTGCCCGCGCCCGTTCACCGTGCGACCGATCTGCCGGGCACGGACTCGGGCGGAAGCGCGCTTCCCACCACGGGACCCGCCCTACGCCACGACGAGCCGGGCGGGGGCCCGCGCTCCGACGACTTCGAACTGGCGGCGCCGGGTGCGCCCGCCGGGGCGCCCTCCGCCGCGCCCGACCCGCGTACCGCCGAGCACACCGCGGCCCCCGCGGCCGGCGGCAAGCTCTGCGTGGCCTGCCGTTCCGGCCATGTGGACACCGACGGCTACTGCGAGAACTGCGGTCACGCCCAGCCCCGCGAACGCGATCACATGGAACGGGAGCTCGGTTCGGTGGCAGCGGTCAGCGACCGGGGTCTGCGCCACCACCGCAACGAGGACGCGTTCGCCGTGTCCTCCACCGCCCTGCCGGACGGCTCCCCGGCCGTCGTCGCCATCGTCTGCGACGGCGTCTCGTCGGCGAGCCGCCCCGACGAGGCGTCGGCCGCCGCCGCGAGCACCGCCAACGAGGCCCTGCTGGAGTCCCTGCCGCGCGGTACGCACCCGCAGCAGGCCATGCACGAGGCGATCATCGCCGCGTCCGAGGCGGTCAACGCGCTGGCCGAGGAGGCGGGCCGGGCGACGGAGCACGAGGGTCACCGCCATCAGAACGCCCCGGCGTGCACCCTGGTCGGCGCGATCATGGCGGGTGGCCTGCTGGTCATCGGCTGGGTCGGCGACAGCCGGGTCTACTGGGTGCCCGACGACCGCGCCACGGCGCCCGCCCGGCTCACCGAGGACGACTCGTGGGCGGCGCAGATGGTGGCGGCGGGCCTGATGAACGAGGCGGAGGCGTACGCGGACGAGCGGGCGCACGCCATCACGGGCTGGCTCGGCGCCGACGCCTACGAACTGGAGCCGCACACGGCCTCGTTCAAACCGGACCGCCCCGGCCTGGTCGTGGTGTGCACGGACGGTCTGTGGAACTACGCGGAATCCGCGGTGGAGATGGCCGCCGCCGTACCTCCGGACGCGCACGAACGGCCGCTGCACGGCGCCCAGGTGCTGGTGGGTCACGCGCTCGACGGCGGGGGGCACGACAACGTAACAGTGGCTCTGCTGCCGTTCGCCGTGACGCCGCAGGGGGCAGCACCTCCGTGGAGCACCGCCTGA